Proteins from one Impatiens glandulifera chromosome 2, dImpGla2.1, whole genome shotgun sequence genomic window:
- the LOC124927208 gene encoding transcription factor ABORTED MICROSPORES-like codes for MKGPVVSSEEPEGVLKLIQPLIQSKTWDYCVLWELGEDPSRFIEWSSCSCVGSYGVCENVKMENGESTVSVRCRDTHVHHPLWTTACQTLARFPSSISLYSGTIHGEVAISNQSRWIVIQDDNSNFHPSKESGGTRVVIPVVGGLIELYSRNQIPRDERMIKLIMSQHSIMSNQCPDPFNRLMVVPSPHEETTCLKCEGSSINSSPLSHSDPNSFVSNSSHLSLAIHLGPKKIDLSKPVNELLAEKDVNLKSVQKTQKEYRSKNLVTERNRRTRIKDGLYKLRSAVPNITKMDKASILGDAVKYIEDLKKMAVELQIQLDELDKQDDYCDVIRNMESKDVIRSRGNLQTRKQNPLGGRKAMKPEVELSQISAREFSLKVHSEKRRGGLTRLLEAVCCLGLQVIDANTTSFDGKSLTILTLQVVNKVNNVELKSLRDSLRKMIEC; via the exons ATGAAGGGTCCGGTGGTCTCCTCGGAGGAGCCGGAAGGAGTTCTGAAGTTGATACAGCCCCTCATCCAGTCCAAGACTTGGGATTACTGTGTTCTTTGGGAATTGGGAGAAGACCCTTCTAG GTTCATTGAATGGAGTTCTTGCAGTTGTGTTGGCAGCTATGGTGTTTGTGAAAATGTCAAGATGGAAAATGGAGAAAGCACTGTCTCAGTTCGTTGTAGAGATACCCATGTTCACCACCCACTATGGACCACGGCTTGTCAGACACTTGCTCGTTTCCCTTCCTCCATCTCTTTGTATTCTGG TACTATTCATGGGGAGGTAGCCATATCGAACCAATCAAGATGGATTGTTATTCAAGACGACAATAGTAATTTCCATCCGTCCAAG GAGTCAGGAGGAACTCGAGTAGTGATACCGGTTGTTGGCGGTCTTATTGAACTCTACAGCAGAAATCAA ATCCCCAGGGATGAAAGGATGATCAAACTCATCATGAGCCAACATTCCATTATGAGCAATCAATGTCCCGATCCTTTTAACAGATTAATGGTTGTTCCAAGCCCACATGAAGAAACCACCTGTTTGAAATGTGAAGGATCTTCTATTAATTCAAGTCCGTTGAGTCACAGTGATCCTAATTCATTCGTTTCCAATTCAAGCCATCTCTCTCTTGCAATCCATCTGGGACCTAAGAAGATTGATTTAAGTAAGCCTGTCAATGAACTACTAGCTGAGAAAGATGTAAATTTAAAGTCAGTCCAAAAGACCCAAAAGGAATATCGGTCAAAGAATCTGGTCACAGAGAGAAATAGAAGGACGAGGATCAAAGATGGGCTCTACAAGCTTCGATCTGCAGTACCCAATATCACTAAG ATGGACAAAGCTTCCATACTTGGTGATGCAGTCAAGTATATAGAAGACTTAAAGAAAATGGCAGTTGAACTTCAAATTCAACTTGATGAATTGGATAAACAAGACGATTATTGTGATGTAATCAGGAATATGGAATCCAAGGATGTTATTAGAAGCAGGGGAAATTTGCAGACTCGCAAACAGAACCCTCTGGGTGGAAGAAAGGCGATGAAG CCGGAAGTGGAGCTAAGCCAGATTAGTGCAAGAGAATTCTCGCTCAAGGTCCATAGCGAGAAAAGGAGAGGCGGCCTAACGAGGCTTCTGGAGGCAGTATGCTGTTTGGGACTTCAAGTAATAGATGCAAATACAACCAGCTTTGATGGGAAAAGCTTGACCATCCTCACATTGCAA GTGGTGAACAAAGTAAACAATGTCGAGCTGAAGAGTTTAAGAGATTCGCTTAGGAAGATGATAGAATGTTGA
- the LOC124923950 gene encoding polygalacturonase At1g48100-like, translating to MWASFYCFLSLSHSHTSTKLLRMKKTGFSFRSVMSMFLIAFLVWSSNMEGCHARKRRHWAQNRGDTVSLYKKKGKSHGSKQKSKTPTTSPKDHPTLAPVPSPKQSPSSSSVFNVLSFGAKGDGTSDDTKAFQAAWAAACKVKASMVLVPSEYEFLVGPISFSGPYCQHDIVFQLDGTIMAPTSSKAWGSGLLQWLEFTKLIGLTIQGTGIIDGRGSVWWDKYPYIDPEYEELDPLIPFNETTEEIPPIPISSAETGKMPSIKPTAVRFYGSFNVTVTGITIQNSPQCHLKFDNCMGVSVHNIATLSPGDSPNTDGIHLQNSRDVLIRNSNLACGDDCVSIQTGCTNVYIHDVNCGPGHGISIGGLGRDQTKACVSNITVRNVVMKNTMNGVRIKTWQGGSGSVKGVLFSNIQVSEVEVPIVIDQYYCDKTQCTNHTLAVGLSGITFENIRGTYTVKAAHLSCSNTVPCTDVTLTNLQLKPLQEHNHMYDPFCWQSFGELNSPTIPPINCLQLGKPSNDHAQVDTDIC from the exons ATGTGGGCATCCTTCTattgctttctctctctatctcacTCACACACAAGCACAAAACTATTAAGGATGAAGAAGACGGGATTTAGCTTTAGAAGCGTGATGTCCATGTTTCTGATAGCCTTCCTTGTTTGGTCATCAAATATGGAGGGTTGCCATGCCAGGAAAAGAAGGCATTGGGCGCAAAACAGAGGAGACACAGTTTCTTTGTACAAGAAGAAAGGGAAGAGCCACGGTAGTAAACAAAAATCCAAGACTCCGACGACTTCCCCAAAGGATCATCCTACATTAGCTCCAGTTCCAAGTCCAAAGCAAAGCCCCTCCTCTTCCTCTGTCTTTAATGTTCTTAGCTTTGGTGCCAAGGGAGACGGAACAAGTGATGACACAAAG GCATTTCAGGCAGCATGGGCAGCTGCTTGCAAAGTTAAGGCATCAATGGTTTTGGTTCCATCAGAGTATGAGTTTCTTGTTGGCCCCATTTCATTCTCTGGTCCCTACTGCcaacatgacattgtttttcaG CTTGATGGCACCATTATGGCTCCTACGAGCTCCAAAGCTTGGGGCTCAGGTCTACTACAGTGGCTTGAATTCACAAAACTAATAGGACTCACAATCCAAGGGACGGGAATCATAGATGGAAGAGGCTCCGTCTGGTGGGACAAGTATCCATATATCGATCCAGAATATGAAGAATTAGATCCACTTATTCCATTTAATGAGACAACGGAAGAAATTCCGCCTATACCA ATAAGCAGTGCAGAGACAGGGAAAATGCCAAGCATTAAACCAACT GCAGTAAGGTTCTATGGGAGTTTTAACGTGACAGTCACAGGCATTACCATTCAAAACAGCCCTCAATGCCACCTTAAGTTTGACAACTGCATGGGGGTGTCCGTACACAACATTGCCACCTTATCTCCAGGTGACAGCCCCAATACCGATGGAATTCATTTGCAGAATTCAAGGGATGTTCTAATCCGAAATAGCAATCTTGCATGTG GAGATGATTGTGTGTCAATACAAACTGGATGCACAAATGTGTACATACACGATGTCAATTGCGGACCTGGACATGGAATCAGCATAGGAGGACTAGGAAGGGACCAAACAAAAGCTTGTGTCTCGAACATTACTGTCCGGAATGTAGTAATGAAGAACACAATGAATGGTGTCAGAATAAAGACCTGGCAG GGTGGGTCAGGGTCTGTGAAGGGAGTATTATTCTCAAATATTCAAGTTTCTGAAGTTGAAGTGCCGATAGTTATAGACCAGTACTACTGCGACAAAACCCAATGCACGAATCATACATTAGCTGTGGGTCTTTCAGGAATAACCTTTGAAAACATAAGAGGAACGTACACAGTGAAAGCAGCACACCTTTCCTGTAGCAACACAGTGCCATGTACTGATGTTACCTTGACCAATTTACAACTTAAACCTCTTCAAGAACATAACCACATGTATGATCCCTTCTGTTGGCAGAGTTTTGGGGAATTGAATTCCCCCACTATCCCTCCTATAAATTGCCTACAACTCGGAAAGCCATCAAATGATCATGCTCAAGTTGATACTGATATTTGTTGA
- the LOC124926048 gene encoding 2-methylene-furan-3-one reductase, giving the protein MEAILSSTTTLPLRTTLQHSLSLASNLSPLSIISIPKTRLKIPSSSSSSSPLFAPLKISANSQSSPASTETVTSASTPSLMKAWVYAEYGAVDVLKLESNVSVPPVNDDQVLVKVAAAALNPVDFKRRLGKFKSSDSSPPTVPGYDVAGVVVKVGSQVKTLKEGDEVYGNINENALEGPKKFGSLGEYTSVEEKLLALKPKNISFAEAAGLPLAIQTAYEGLERSGFSSGKSILVLGGAGGVGSLVIQLAKQVFGASRIAATTSTGKLEIVKSFGADLVIDYTKESFEDLPEKFDVVYDTVGQGEKAVKALKEGGSAVVLTGAVEPPGFRFVVKGTGTVLEKLNPYLESGKVKPIVDSNGLFPFSQVVEAFSYLETGRATGKIVVYPISS; this is encoded by the exons ATGGAAGCCATTCTTTCATCGACTACAACTCTACCGCTCAGAACAACTCTACAACATTCACTTTCTCTTGCATCTAATCTATCCCCATTATCTATAATCTCCATACCCAAAACTAGATTAAAGattccatcttcttcttcatcctccTCTCCTCTTTTCGCTCCTCTCAAAATCTCAGCAAATTCGCAATCTTCCCCTGCCTCTACTGAAACCGTCACTAGCGCTTCAACTCCGTCGCTAATGAAGGCTTGGGTTTACGCAGAGTACGGTGCTGTCGACGTTTTGAAGCTCGAAAGCAACGTTTCGGTGCCGCCAGTGAATGACGACCAGGTTCTTGTCAAggttgctgctgctgctttaAACCCAGTTGATTTCAAGAGAAGACTTGGGAAATTCAAGTCCTCCGATTCCTCTCCTCCG ACTGTTCCTGGGTACGATGTAGCGGGTGTAGTAGTGAAAGTGGGAAGCCAAGTGAAGACGCTTAAAGAAGGAGACGAAGTTTATGGAAACATAAATGAAAATGCATTGGAAGGGCCTAAAAAGTTTGGGTCTTTAGGTGAATACACATCTGTTGAAGAGAAACTATTAGCTCTTAAACCTAAGAACATAAGCTTTGCTGAGGCTGCTGGTCTTCCATTAGCAATACAGACTGCCTATGAAGGTCTTGAAAGGTCTGGTTTTTCTTCTGGGAAATCAATCCTTGTTCTTGGAGGTGCTGGTGGAGTAGGATCTTTAGTAATTCAG CTAGCAAAACAAGTCTTTGGTGCTTCAAGAATAGCAGCCACTACAAGCACTGGTAAACTAGAGATTGTTAAAAGCTTTGGTGCTGATCTGGTTATTGACTACACAAAAGAGAGTTTCGAGGACCTACCCGAGAAGTTTGACGTTGTCTACGACACCGTTG GACAAGGCGAGAAGGCTGTGAAAGCTCTGAAGGAAGGTGGGAGCGCGGTTGTTCTGACAGGGGCGGTCGAGCCTCCTGGTTTTAGGTTTGTGGTTAAAGGGACAGGCACCGTCTTGGAGAAATTGAATCCGTATTTGGAAAGTGGAAAAGTGAAGCCAATTGTCGACTCCAACGGCCTTTTCCCATTCTCACAAGTTGTAGAAGCATTCTCTTATCTGGAAACTGGCCGAGCTACGGGGAAGATTGTTGTGTACCCAATTTCTAGTTAG